In Gammaproteobacteria bacterium, the following proteins share a genomic window:
- a CDS encoding aldehyde dehydrogenase family protein, giving the protein MSIMKIFEEMDYGKAPESIDAANEWLKSHSSKFGLFIDGDFINSKNAKYFNTYNPANGEKLAQITQASAKDVDMAVTAAKLAQPDWEKLSGFDRAKYLYAIARLIQKHSRLFVVLESMDNGKPIRESRDVDIPLVIRHFYHHAGWAQLMEDKLDDYQALGVAGQIIPWNFPLLMLAWKIAPALAAGNTVVLKPAEYTSLTALLFAEICQQAGLPKGVVNIVTGDGKTGAEIVKHKDINKIAFTGSTDVGRIIREQTAGTGKKLTLELGGKSAFIVFDDADVDSAIEGLIDAIWFNQGQVCCAGSRLLVQESIADRFHEKLKARMQKLRIGDPLDKSIDIGAIVDESQKQRITELVKQGVAEGAELFQPDIQLPECGCFYPPTLLSEVDTSHYVANEEIFGPVLVSMTFRTPAEAVDLANNVRYGLACSIWSENINLAMDVAPQVIAGVVWINCTNHFDAAAGFGGKKESGFGREGGIEGMHAYVKPKYEKGLKNSKAVKINELNNTESLSFIDRTPKFYIGGKQVRPDGGYSQAVASQDGKLLAHIGKGNRKDIRNAVEAARKANGWTSTSAHNRAQVLFYIAENLALRANEFAESLKKLTGVSTNQAQKEVNTAIERIFYYASYADKFDGAVHNVPLRGVVLAMPEANGIMGIACPEESPFLSFVSLTISAIAMGNRVVVIPSENYGLLALEFYQILETSDLPGGVINIITGNKNELTKVLAEHYEVESVWYFGDADGSTEVEKCSASNLKKTWVNYGKARDWFNNKQGQGLEFLNQATDVKNIWTPYGD; this is encoded by the coding sequence ATGAGTATTATGAAAATTTTTGAAGAAATGGATTACGGAAAAGCTCCTGAAAGCATTGACGCTGCCAATGAATGGTTGAAAAGTCATAGTTCAAAATTTGGACTTTTTATCGACGGTGATTTTATCAACAGCAAGAACGCAAAATATTTCAACACTTACAATCCGGCAAACGGAGAAAAACTGGCACAAATCACTCAGGCGAGTGCAAAAGATGTCGATATGGCTGTTACTGCTGCCAAACTGGCACAACCCGATTGGGAAAAATTAAGTGGATTTGACAGAGCCAAATATTTGTATGCAATTGCCCGCTTGATTCAAAAACACTCGCGCTTATTTGTCGTTTTGGAAAGTATGGATAACGGCAAACCCATTCGCGAAAGCAGAGATGTGGATATTCCTTTGGTGATTCGCCACTTTTACCATCATGCCGGCTGGGCACAACTCATGGAAGATAAATTAGATGATTACCAAGCTCTTGGTGTTGCCGGACAAATCATTCCATGGAATTTCCCATTGCTAATGCTGGCATGGAAAATTGCTCCGGCACTGGCAGCCGGAAATACGGTTGTCTTAAAACCGGCTGAATACACCAGTTTAACGGCATTATTATTTGCTGAAATCTGTCAACAAGCCGGATTACCAAAAGGAGTTGTCAACATAGTAACCGGCGATGGCAAAACCGGTGCCGAAATTGTCAAACACAAAGATATTAATAAAATTGCTTTTACCGGTTCTACCGATGTCGGTCGTATCATTCGTGAGCAAACGGCAGGAACCGGCAAAAAACTCACATTGGAACTTGGTGGAAAATCCGCATTTATCGTATTTGATGATGCCGATGTGGATTCGGCGATCGAAGGACTGATTGATGCCATTTGGTTCAATCAAGGACAGGTTTGTTGCGCCGGCTCACGCTTATTGGTTCAGGAAAGCATCGCCGATCGTTTTCATGAAAAACTGAAAGCCCGTATGCAAAAACTTCGCATCGGAGATCCATTGGATAAATCGATCGACATTGGTGCAATTGTCGATGAAAGCCAAAAACAAAGGATTACTGAATTGGTTAAGCAAGGTGTAGCTGAAGGTGCTGAATTGTTCCAACCGGATATTCAACTTCCTGAGTGCGGTTGTTTTTATCCGCCAACATTACTCTCTGAAGTTGATACTTCACACTATGTTGCCAACGAAGAAATCTTCGGACCTGTACTGGTTTCGATGACATTCCGTACTCCGGCAGAAGCGGTTGACTTAGCCAATAACGTCCGCTACGGGCTGGCTTGCAGTATATGGAGTGAAAACATCAACTTAGCAATGGATGTCGCTCCGCAAGTGATTGCCGGTGTGGTTTGGATCAACTGCACCAATCATTTTGATGCCGCTGCCGGATTTGGAGGTAAGAAAGAATCCGGTTTCGGACGTGAAGGTGGAATTGAAGGCATGCATGCCTATGTCAAACCAAAATATGAAAAAGGTTTGAAAAACTCCAAAGCAGTCAAAATCAATGAACTCAATAACACAGAGTCTTTGTCATTTATTGACCGCACACCGAAATTTTACATTGGTGGCAAACAAGTCAGACCCGATGGTGGTTATTCGCAAGCAGTGGCATCGCAGGATGGTAAATTATTAGCTCACATAGGCAAAGGTAACCGCAAAGATATTCGAAATGCTGTAGAAGCCGCCCGAAAAGCCAATGGCTGGACAAGTACTTCTGCTCACAATCGAGCTCAAGTCTTATTCTACATTGCTGAGAATCTGGCACTCAGAGCCAATGAATTTGCCGAAAGTTTGAAAAAACTCACAGGAGTTTCAACCAATCAGGCTCAAAAAGAAGTCAATACAGCCATTGAACGAATTTTTTATTATGCATCTTATGCTGATAAATTCGATGGTGCGGTTCATAATGTTCCGCTCAGAGGTGTGGTACTCGCTATGCCGGAAGCCAATGGGATTATGGGAATTGCCTGCCCTGAAGAATCTCCATTCCTGAGTTTTGTATCATTAACCATATCTGCGATTGCCATGGGTAACCGAGTTGTAGTGATTCCTTCGGAAAATTATGGATTACTGGCGTTAGAGTTTTATCAAATTCTCGAAACTTCTGATCTTCCCGGCGGTGTTATTAACATCATCACCGGAAATAAAAATGAGCTGACTAAAGTTCTGGCAGAACATTATGAAGTGGAATCGGTTTGGTATTTTGGCGATGCTGATGGCTCAACAGAAGTCGAAAAATGCTCGGCAAGCAATTTGAAAAAGACTTGGGTTAATTACGGAAAAGCACGCGATTGGTTCAACAATAAACAAGGTCAAGGCTTGGAGTTTCTAAATCAGGCAACAGATGTTAAGAATATCTGGACTCCTTACGGAGATTGA
- the rpmA gene encoding 50S ribosomal protein L27, with protein sequence MAHKKAAGSTKNGRDSNPKYLGVKKYGGEAVQAGNILVRQRGTKVHPGKNVGIGKDHTLFALKDGHVQFAKKGPQKRQHVSVVSE encoded by the coding sequence ATGGCACATAAGAAAGCAGCGGGTAGTACCAAGAACGGTCGCGATTCTAATCCTAAGTACCTTGGCGTTAAAAAATATGGCGGTGAAGCTGTTCAAGCCGGAAATATTTTAGTGCGTCAAAGAGGTACTAAAGTTCATCCTGGTAAAAATGTAGGAATCGGTAAAGATCACACATTGTTTGCATTAAAAGACGGTCACGTTCAATTTGCTAAAAAAGGACCTCAAAAACGTCAGCATGTGAGTGTTGTTTCTGAGTAA
- the rplU gene encoding 50S ribosomal protein L21 encodes MHAVIKTGGKQYRVKEGDVLRVEKLGLEPGSKVEFDEVLMTSDGEKINVGTPHVKGAKVSAEVMSNGRAKKVKILKFRRRKHSMKQQGHRQSYSEIKIKSIKA; translated from the coding sequence ATGCATGCAGTTATTAAAACTGGTGGTAAACAATACAGAGTTAAAGAAGGCGATGTCCTTCGTGTTGAGAAATTAGGTTTGGAGCCTGGTTCAAAAGTTGAGTTTGATGAAGTGTTGATGACATCAGACGGCGAAAAAATTAATGTTGGAACACCTCATGTTAAAGGTGCAAAAGTTTCAGCTGAAGTAATGAGCAACGGACGTGCTAAAAAAGTAAAAATCTTGAAATTCAGAAGACGTAAGCATTCCATGAAGCAACAAGGACATCGTCAAAGTTATTCTGAAATCAAAATCAAATCAATTAAAGCGTAG
- a CDS encoding CDGSH iron-sulfur domain-containing protein, which yields MKPECPKNGPYGVMLQANKTYLWCACGRSKNQPYCDNESHKGTDFLPVPIRMDELSYINLCGCKKTKNPPYCDQSHLKDE from the coding sequence ATGAAACCGGAATGTCCAAAAAATGGTCCGTACGGAGTGATGCTTCAAGCAAATAAAACTTATTTGTGGTGTGCTTGCGGACGCAGTAAAAATCAACCCTATTGCGATAATGAGTCACACAAGGGAACCGATTTTTTACCCGTGCCTATTCGTATGGATGAACTGAGTTACATCAATCTTTGTGGGTGCAAAAAAACAAAAAATCCGCCTTATTGTGATCAATCACATCTAAAAGACGAATAG
- a CDS encoding 2Fe-2S iron-sulfur cluster-binding protein codes for MPKIIFGTHHFHCKDNENLLDAFFRNKVDIPFSCRNGTCHACVTKVVSGKICEPSQSGLSKQLKESNHILPCRCYPEGDMVLSPPLIEDIFSQAKVTSIEELSETIFSVSFKPDAETLEFKTGQFVNIRTKLDNKVRSYSITNHFQGSESIISIHVKRIDSGVFSQWVFENANIGDEIQVQYPLGASYVTHDNSVTGKLLIASGSGLGAAYAIAKASLNDGYDKVVHLVHVVKSEEDLYYLEELKNLSNQYPNFQFEILTDNDSSECVDSIFGEFGLLENWEVYLYGNPKLVKASIQTARNKGVQEEKIISDAFEYAQIPEYFQSEEDSNKMEFVEEEKRQFTPDIEMWKALGEGKLLNQILNDFYDKVLADDLLSPFFKGVTKSHIVGKQYAFLNQIFTGKDCYFGDRPRNAHHWMIISDKLFNYREKLFADSCIKFGFKEPFLSQMLELNESYRAAIVKTRMWPRIDKGEVKPIKGYEEMILDIGGICDGCHKELSPGEKVHYHDLTGEMFCNECRG; via the coding sequence ATGCCAAAAATAATTTTCGGCACTCATCATTTTCATTGTAAAGATAATGAAAATTTGTTGGATGCTTTTTTTAGGAATAAGGTTGATATTCCATTCTCCTGTCGAAATGGAACGTGTCATGCTTGCGTAACCAAAGTCGTCTCAGGAAAAATTTGCGAACCTTCCCAATCCGGGTTATCCAAGCAATTAAAAGAATCAAATCATATACTTCCTTGTCGCTGTTATCCCGAAGGTGATATGGTTTTATCTCCTCCTTTGATTGAGGATATTTTCTCTCAAGCCAAAGTGACTTCAATTGAAGAGCTTTCGGAAACGATTTTTTCAGTGTCATTTAAGCCGGATGCAGAAACTCTTGAATTTAAAACAGGTCAGTTTGTTAATATTCGTACAAAACTTGATAATAAAGTCCGTAGTTACTCAATTACCAATCATTTTCAAGGTAGCGAAAGTATTATTTCGATTCATGTAAAAAGAATTGATAGTGGAGTTTTCAGTCAATGGGTCTTTGAAAATGCAAATATTGGTGATGAAATACAAGTTCAGTATCCTTTGGGTGCCAGTTATGTCACTCATGATAATTCAGTCACAGGAAAATTATTAATTGCCAGCGGTTCTGGTTTAGGTGCAGCTTATGCAATTGCCAAGGCTTCTCTTAATGATGGTTATGACAAAGTAGTTCATTTAGTTCATGTTGTTAAAAGCGAAGAAGATTTGTACTATCTGGAAGAACTGAAAAACTTATCTAATCAATATCCAAATTTTCAATTTGAAATATTAACTGATAATGATTCATCAGAATGTGTGGACTCAATTTTTGGTGAATTTGGATTATTAGAAAATTGGGAGGTTTATTTATACGGAAACCCGAAACTTGTTAAAGCCTCTATTCAGACAGCAAGAAATAAAGGAGTTCAGGAAGAAAAAATTATCAGTGATGCATTTGAATATGCGCAAATCCCGGAGTATTTCCAATCGGAAGAAGATTCCAATAAAATGGAGTTTGTAGAGGAAGAAAAACGTCAGTTCACTCCTGATATTGAAATGTGGAAAGCATTGGGTGAGGGTAAATTACTCAATCAAATTTTGAATGATTTTTATGACAAAGTATTAGCCGATGATTTACTATCTCCATTTTTCAAAGGAGTCACAAAAAGCCATATCGTCGGCAAGCAATACGCTTTTTTGAACCAAATTTTTACCGGCAAAGATTGTTATTTTGGCGACCGGCCTCGCAATGCGCATCATTGGATGATTATTTCTGATAAGTTGTTTAACTATCGAGAAAAATTATTTGCTGATAGTTGTATTAAATTTGGATTTAAAGAGCCTTTTTTATCACAAATGCTGGAGCTGAATGAAAGTTATCGAGCCGCTATTGTGAAAACCAGAATGTGGCCCAGAATTGATAAAGGTGAAGTTAAACCGATTAAAGGTTATGAAGAAATGATACTGGATATTGGTGGAATTTGTGATGGCTGTCATAAAGAGCTTTCACCGGGAGAAAAAGTTCATTATCATGATTTAACCGGTGAGATGTTTTGTAACGAATGCCGAGGTTAA
- a CDS encoding alkaline phosphatase translates to MKISKFMPLLLSTQFIACAQTVSNESVKATNAPLKVESPEWWYQQGQNRVKQLSQKQNFPMKAKNVILFIGDGMNISTITAARILEGQRRGESGEENQLSFEKFPQTALSKTYNTNLQTPDSAGTMSAMMTGIKTKGGVISVNGNVKVGDCDSGKNNSQITLLEQAEKLGMSTGVISTARLTHATPAATYAHAVSRGWESDSEIPEIEREKGCKDIASQLIDFNYGDGIEVAMGGGRQHFIPNEMNDPEYPNKKGVRLDQRNLMQEWKAKHSDSQVVWNSEQFNALDTKKTKHLLGLFEPSHMKYEHDNPKDQSGEPSLSEMTKTSLDILKNTERPFFLMVEAGRIDHAHHAGNAYRALVDTIELSNAVQTAVENVNLNETLVIVTSDHSHTFNISGYPQRGNPILGLVKTPDKQGNVIGQLAKDDQGKPYTTLSYANGPGYVNGDNRPDLSHVDVTTPDYKQAATIPLYSETHSGEDVAIFAIGAGSQLVHGTIEQNVIYHIMRHALDL, encoded by the coding sequence ATGAAAATTTCAAAATTTATGCCGTTGCTTTTGAGCACGCAATTTATCGCATGTGCACAAACTGTCAGCAATGAATCTGTAAAAGCAACCAATGCTCCTTTGAAGGTTGAATCTCCGGAATGGTGGTATCAACAAGGACAGAATCGTGTTAAACAATTATCACAGAAACAAAATTTTCCGATGAAGGCCAAGAATGTCATATTGTTTATTGGCGATGGCATGAATATCAGCACGATAACTGCGGCACGGATTTTAGAAGGTCAAAGACGAGGGGAAAGTGGGGAAGAAAACCAACTGAGTTTTGAAAAATTTCCGCAAACGGCATTATCAAAAACTTATAACACCAATCTGCAAACTCCTGATTCAGCTGGAACCATGTCGGCAATGATGACGGGGATTAAAACAAAAGGTGGTGTGATTTCTGTGAATGGTAACGTCAAAGTTGGAGATTGTGACTCAGGCAAAAATAACAGCCAAATTACTTTGCTTGAACAAGCTGAAAAACTTGGAATGAGTACAGGAGTGATTTCTACAGCCCGTTTAACACATGCGACACCGGCGGCAACTTATGCGCATGCAGTGAGTCGTGGTTGGGAGTCGGATAGCGAAATTCCTGAAATTGAAAGAGAAAAAGGATGTAAGGATATTGCCAGTCAATTGATTGATTTTAATTATGGTGATGGAATCGAAGTCGCAATGGGGGGAGGACGCCAGCATTTTATTCCTAATGAAATGAATGACCCCGAATATCCAAATAAAAAAGGAGTCAGACTGGATCAAAGAAATTTGATGCAAGAGTGGAAAGCTAAACATTCCGATTCGCAAGTGGTTTGGAACAGCGAACAATTTAATGCTCTTGATACCAAAAAAACGAAACATTTGCTTGGTTTGTTTGAACCATCACACATGAAATATGAGCATGATAATCCAAAAGATCAATCCGGTGAGCCTAGTTTGTCAGAAATGACTAAGACATCGCTGGACATTTTGAAAAATACAGAGAGGCCTTTTTTCCTGATGGTTGAAGCCGGCCGAATTGATCACGCCCATCACGCCGGAAATGCTTATCGGGCTTTAGTTGATACCATAGAACTCAGTAATGCGGTTCAGACTGCCGTTGAAAATGTCAATTTGAACGAAACTCTGGTTATTGTTACCTCCGATCACTCTCATACTTTCAATATTTCAGGCTATCCTCAAAGAGGGAATCCTATATTGGGTTTAGTCAAAACCCCTGATAAACAAGGAAATGTAATCGGTCAACTCGCAAAAGATGATCAAGGAAAACCCTATACAACATTATCCTATGCTAATGGTCCGGGATATGTGAATGGCGATAACCGACCGGATTTGTCTCATGTTGATGTTACAACTCCGGATTATAAACAAGCAGCGACAATTCCTTTGTATTCAGAAACCCACAGCGGTGAAGATGTGGCAATATTTGCCATAGGTGCAGGTAGTCAGTTGGTTCACGGTACCATAGAGCAAAATGTGATTTATCATATCATGCGACATGCGTTAGATCTTTAA
- a CDS encoding MAPEG family protein has product MLHITGLYASILGLLIIFLAYKVVNFRKTKRVGIGDNGDKLGMRAIRVHANATEYIPMLIILMAIYELNGGAVLALHIIGIISVVARILHAFGLSGSSGISFGRFYGTAITWVSIVGLSCLNIYQFLLKTI; this is encoded by the coding sequence ATGTTACATATCACAGGACTATATGCTTCAATTCTTGGTTTATTGATTATATTCCTTGCATACAAAGTTGTAAATTTCCGTAAAACCAAGCGAGTCGGAATAGGTGATAATGGTGATAAACTTGGAATGCGAGCGATTCGTGTTCACGCCAATGCCACTGAATATATTCCGATGCTAATTATTTTGATGGCAATTTATGAGTTGAATGGCGGTGCTGTGTTGGCATTACATATCATAGGAATTATCTCCGTTGTTGCCAGAATTTTGCATGCATTTGGACTTTCCGGTTCATCAGGGATTTCTTTTGGTCGATTTTATGGAACTGCTATAACCTGGGTTTCAATTGTTGGATTATCATGCCTCAATATTTATCAATTTCTTCTTAAAACAATTTAA
- a CDS encoding MBL fold metallo-hydrolase, which yields MKLISLQGNSQMLDAGAMFGNAPKALWSRWVETDELNRMSIACRCLLATDFNGKNILFETGIGAFFEPKLKQRFGVNEPGHILLDSLEQHGMTHQDIDFVVLSHLHFDHAGGLLSAYEDGKEPELLFPNAKYLVSEKHWHRAINPHPRDRASFIPKLNALLEQSGRLVFVNDSSCDLLPGVTFEFTDGHTPGMMHSTIADVVFCADLIPGKAWIHVPISMGYDRFPELLIDEKTNFLNDHCQLNHRFFFTHDPEISVAKVQLNDGRFSTTDEQKILLEER from the coding sequence ATGAAACTGATTTCGTTACAAGGAAACTCACAAATGCTGGATGCCGGAGCCATGTTCGGCAATGCTCCGAAAGCATTATGGTCTCGTTGGGTTGAGACCGATGAGTTAAATCGAATGAGTATTGCCTGTCGTTGTCTGTTGGCAACAGATTTTAATGGCAAGAATATTTTGTTTGAAACAGGTATTGGGGCATTTTTTGAGCCAAAATTAAAACAAAGATTTGGTGTTAATGAGCCGGGCCATATCTTGCTGGACTCTTTAGAACAGCATGGAATGACTCATCAGGATATTGATTTTGTAGTTTTAAGCCATCTTCATTTTGATCATGCCGGTGGATTATTGTCAGCTTATGAAGATGGTAAAGAACCGGAATTGTTATTTCCGAATGCCAAATATCTGGTTTCTGAAAAACATTGGCATAGAGCGATTAATCCACACCCGAGAGATCGCGCATCATTTATTCCCAAATTAAATGCATTGCTCGAACAATCCGGACGTTTGGTTTTTGTCAATGATTCCAGTTGTGATTTACTTCCGGGAGTGACTTTTGAGTTTACCGATGGGCATACACCCGGCATGATGCATTCGACCATTGCTGATGTGGTTTTCTGTGCAGATTTAATACCGGGAAAGGCTTGGATTCATGTGCCGATTTCTATGGGTTATGACCGATTTCCTGAGTTATTGATTGATGAAAAGACCAATTTTTTAAATGATCATTGCCAATTGAATCATCGTTTTTTCTTTACTCATGACCCCGAAATCTCTGTTGCAAAAGTGCAACTCAATGATGGACGTTTCAGTACAACCGATGAACAAAAAATTCTATTAGAGGAAAGATAA
- the ggt gene encoding gamma-glutamyltransferase, which yields MKKILTLLLVTLQLEAKLPNNPAIASAHPLATEAGYEVIKQGGNAFDAAVAVSAVLSVVEPESSGIGGGGFWLLHTSADGKNIFVDGREEAPKAAHRDMYLDKDGNVDRDLAVNGPLAAGIPGNVAAMAYVNEKYGKLTLAQNLAPAIRIAQQGFPAYEKFIRGLKEEEEFIRRYPSTMKAYFINGERIPQLGEIIKQPDMATTLQAIAKDGKAGFYEGKVAKKFIKAVKKAGGNWTLEDLKNYKIVLREPIYTTYRDKKLVTAPPPSSGGIALATMLNILSGWDLTEMKRDERIHLIVESMRRAYRDRSVHLGDPDFFDVPVEMLVNPYYADGLRATIREDKALPSDYLPGLAELREGNDTTHFSIIDTEGNLVAVTQTVNTVFASKFVADGTGVLLNNEMDDFSAKPGEPNAYGLIGGEANSIQPGKRPLSSMTPTFVIGEDDVAVLGTPGGSRIITMVLLGLLDYFDGNGVSSWTALPRYHHQYVPDILFYESGAIDAETLPGLKARGHQLKELDHTWGNMNAAHWNKKTGQAEAATDPRGEAAVR from the coding sequence ATGAAAAAGATACTGACTTTATTGCTCGTTACACTCCAATTGGAAGCAAAACTGCCAAACAATCCGGCAATTGCTTCAGCTCACCCTTTGGCAACAGAGGCTGGATATGAGGTTATCAAACAGGGTGGAAATGCTTTTGATGCAGCAGTTGCTGTTAGCGCGGTATTATCTGTTGTTGAGCCTGAAAGTTCTGGAATTGGCGGTGGTGGTTTTTGGTTGTTGCATACTTCTGCTGATGGTAAAAACATATTTGTAGATGGTCGTGAAGAAGCTCCTAAAGCGGCGCATCGTGATATGTATCTGGATAAAGATGGCAATGTTGATCGAGATTTAGCAGTTAATGGTCCATTGGCAGCCGGAATCCCTGGAAATGTTGCTGCGATGGCGTATGTTAATGAAAAGTATGGAAAATTAACCCTTGCTCAGAATCTGGCTCCGGCTATCCGAATTGCTCAACAAGGCTTTCCCGCGTATGAAAAATTTATCCGTGGACTGAAAGAAGAAGAGGAGTTCATCAGACGCTATCCGTCAACAATGAAAGCCTATTTCATCAATGGAGAAAGGATTCCTCAATTGGGCGAAATTATCAAACAGCCCGATATGGCGACGACTTTACAAGCTATTGCTAAAGACGGAAAAGCCGGATTTTATGAAGGAAAAGTCGCTAAAAAGTTTATAAAAGCGGTTAAAAAAGCCGGTGGCAACTGGACTTTGGAAGATTTGAAAAACTACAAAATTGTTCTTAGAGAACCTATTTATACAACTTATCGTGATAAAAAATTAGTCACTGCTCCGCCACCATCTTCCGGCGGAATAGCACTGGCAACGATGCTGAATATTTTATCGGGTTGGGATTTAACAGAGATGAAGAGGGATGAACGAATTCATTTAATTGTAGAGTCCATGCGCAGAGCTTATCGTGATCGAAGTGTGCATTTAGGGGATCCTGATTTTTTTGATGTTCCGGTGGAAATGCTGGTCAATCCTTATTATGCAGATGGGTTGAGAGCAACAATCCGTGAAGACAAAGCGTTGCCAAGCGACTATCTTCCGGGATTAGCAGAATTGCGTGAAGGCAATGATACCACTCATTTTTCAATCATTGATACCGAAGGGAATTTGGTTGCAGTCACTCAGACTGTCAATACTGTTTTTGCTTCCAAGTTTGTTGCTGATGGCACCGGTGTTTTGCTCAACAACGAGATGGATGATTTTTCAGCTAAGCCTGGTGAACCGAATGCTTATGGTTTGATTGGTGGCGAAGCAAACTCCATTCAACCCGGGAAAAGACCGTTATCCAGTATGACACCGACTTTTGTTATTGGTGAGGATGATGTGGCGGTATTAGGAACTCCCGGTGGCAGCCGAATAATAACCATGGTATTGCTTGGTCTTTTGGATTATTTCGATGGGAATGGAGTGAGTTCATGGACGGCATTGCCCAGATATCATCACCAATATGTTCCTGATATTTTGTTTTATGAATCCGGCGCGATTGACGCTGAAACACTTCCCGGGTTAAAAGCTCGTGGACATCAATTAAAAGAATTGGATCACACTTGGGGAAATATGAACGCAGCTCATTGGAATAAGAAAACCGGCCAAGCCGAAGCAGCAACCGACCCTCGAGGAGAGGCTGCTGTTCGATGA
- a CDS encoding YfhL family 4Fe-4S dicluster ferredoxin has translation MALKITEECINCDVCEPVCPNEAIYMGVEIFEIDPQLCTECVGHFDEPQCVEICPVECIPKDENHPETPEQLLEKYKRLMAEEL, from the coding sequence ATGGCACTAAAGATAACTGAGGAATGTATCAATTGTGATGTTTGCGAACCGGTTTGTCCGAATGAAGCAATTTACATGGGTGTGGAAATATTCGAAATCGACCCACAACTATGTACCGAGTGTGTGGGTCATTTTGACGAGCCACAATGTGTTGAAATTTGTCCGGTTGAGTGTATCCCAAAAGATGAAAATCACCCGGAAACTCCAGAACAATTACTGGAAAAATACAAAAGACTGATGGCTGAAGAACTATGA
- a CDS encoding tetratricopeptide repeat protein — MKFSLAITLTVLFSLAINAQENKEFIVPEDLLKQVESGNDEIAYFVALQFLEGNDSFAPNYDKGVEWLKKAAELGNPHAMYDLSEELIYQEKEMEALDWLLKSSEKGHAASFESLGMMHYNGQAGLEKDCNKAYSFFEQAQLRNHELAFNNHAWFLATSPDKNCRNPEKALKIIYELMAIYAGEMIPWFVLDTKAAVLAAVSDFTQAIELQELIVKEASGDGDSMNSYKERLESYKQRKPWISKN, encoded by the coding sequence ATGAAATTTAGCTTAGCAATTACATTAACTGTTTTATTTTCATTAGCGATTAATGCTCAAGAGAATAAGGAGTTTATTGTTCCTGAAGATTTGTTGAAACAAGTCGAAAGTGGAAATGATGAAATTGCTTATTTTGTGGCTTTGCAATTTTTGGAAGGTAACGACTCTTTTGCCCCGAATTATGATAAGGGAGTGGAGTGGCTAAAAAAAGCGGCTGAGTTGGGAAATCCTCATGCGATGTATGATTTGTCAGAAGAGTTAATTTATCAGGAAAAAGAAATGGAAGCACTTGATTGGTTGCTTAAATCATCTGAAAAAGGACATGCCGCATCATTTGAATCATTAGGGATGATGCATTACAACGGTCAGGCGGGTTTGGAAAAGGATTGCAATAAAGCATACAGTTTTTTTGAGCAAGCTCAACTAAGAAATCACGAGCTGGCATTTAATAATCATGCCTGGTTTTTGGCGACATCCCCTGATAAAAATTGCCGTAACCCTGAAAAAGCCTTGAAAATCATTTATGAATTGATGGCAATTTATGCCGGTGAAATGATTCCTTGGTTCGTATTGGATACAAAGGCAGCTGTGCTTGCGGCGGTTTCTGATTTTACTCAAGCGATTGAATTACAAGAATTAATTGTTAAAGAAGCCTCGGGTGATGGTGATTCCATGAACTCTTATAAAGAACGTCTTGAGAGCTATAAACAAAGAAAACCGTGGATTTCAAAGAATTAA